One genomic region from Thermoleptolyngbya sichuanensis A183 encodes:
- the ndhO gene encoding NAD(P)H-quinone oxidoreductase subunit O, which translates to MSVKKGDVVRVVREKLENSLEAAASDTRFPSYIFETKGEVLDARGDYLLVQFGHVPTPNMWLRADQLEKFE; encoded by the coding sequence ATGTCAGTCAAAAAGGGCGATGTGGTGCGCGTGGTGCGCGAAAAGCTGGAAAACAGTCTGGAAGCAGCGGCGAGCGACACGCGCTTTCCGTCCTACATTTTTGAGACCAAAGGCGAAGTGCTGGATGCACGAGGCGACTACCTGCTGGTGCAGTTTGGCCATGTGCCGACACCAAATATGTGGCTGCGGGCCGATCAATTGGAAAAATTTGAGTAG
- a CDS encoding tetratricopeptide repeat protein, producing the protein MPRRLFTRCSSSSTRNLWLSLLLVLPLAALPSRAAAEPPPRLAQVYPSAQARLTEQADEQLQQGASQFQRRQWDTAEHLWQEALRLYRQAGNRVGEGRVLGNLAAIQEAIGRPQAALRLFQQSLAVAEEMGDRRGISFALSNLGFLHTRLGQYDEAIARLQVALPLVQQMGDREGEYDVLNQLGIVHRAQGRYDEAIAAFQQSLAIAQAEQSRAVGVRRMCWAIWATPTPSRATIRPL; encoded by the coding sequence ATGCCACGCCGATTATTTACACGCTGCTCGTCTAGCTCAACCCGAAATCTATGGCTGAGCCTGCTGCTGGTGTTGCCGCTGGCGGCGCTGCCGTCCCGTGCTGCTGCGGAGCCGCCGCCCCGGCTGGCCCAAGTGTATCCATCTGCTCAGGCCCGTTTGACAGAACAAGCAGATGAACAGTTGCAACAGGGTGCAAGTCAGTTTCAGCGCCGCCAATGGGATACGGCCGAACACCTGTGGCAGGAGGCGCTGCGGCTCTATCGGCAGGCCGGCAATCGGGTAGGCGAGGGGCGTGTGCTGGGCAACTTGGCGGCAATTCAGGAGGCAATTGGGCGGCCGCAGGCGGCGCTGCGTTTGTTTCAGCAAAGTCTGGCAGTGGCAGAAGAAATGGGCGATCGCCGGGGTATCAGTTTTGCGCTGTCTAATTTGGGGTTCCTGCACACGCGGCTGGGGCAATATGACGAAGCGATCGCCCGTCTTCAGGTAGCCCTGCCGCTGGTGCAGCAAATGGGCGATCGCGAGGGTGAGTATGACGTGTTGAACCAGTTGGGCATTGTGCATCGGGCGCAGGGACGCTACGACGAGGCGATCGCCGCCTTTCAGCAAAGTTTGGCGATCGCCCAGGCAGAGCAGAGCAGAGCAGTCGGGGTCAGGCGAATGTGCTGGGCAATCTGGGCAACACCTACACCGAGCAGGGCAACTATCCGGCCGCTCTAG
- the mdh gene encoding malate dehydrogenase → MSTTSHAPNACTPTRVAIIGSGNVGSTLAQRIAERNLANVVLLDIVDGRPQGVALDLLEARGIEGHDRQIVGTTDYAMTAGSDVVVITAGLPRRPGMSRDDLLKTNAAIVMEAAQKAIAHSPNAIFIVVTNPLDVMTYLAWKATGLPPERVMGMAGILDSARFQTFIALELGVSTADVSAMVMGSHGDLMVPLPRYSTVNGIPITELLDADTIARLVHRTRNGGAEIVELMQTGGAYYAPASSTCVMVETILLNKSRLLPIASYLRGEYRLSDIFIGVPTRLGCGGAESVLELQLSDSELKELHSSAAVVRQGIDRAMALL, encoded by the coding sequence ATGTCTACAACGTCCCACGCACCCAACGCCTGCACCCCCACCCGTGTTGCCATCATCGGCTCTGGCAACGTTGGCAGTACGCTAGCCCAGCGAATTGCAGAGCGAAACTTGGCTAATGTGGTGCTGCTGGATATTGTGGATGGGCGACCCCAGGGCGTGGCGCTGGATTTGTTGGAGGCTCGCGGCATCGAGGGACACGATCGCCAGATTGTGGGCACGACGGATTACGCGATGACGGCGGGTTCTGATGTGGTGGTGATTACCGCTGGGCTGCCCCGTCGCCCTGGCATGAGCCGCGACGACCTGCTAAAGACCAATGCCGCGATCGTGATGGAGGCGGCCCAAAAGGCGATCGCCCACTCGCCCAATGCCATTTTCATCGTCGTCACAAACCCGCTGGATGTGATGACCTATCTGGCGTGGAAGGCAACCGGGCTGCCGCCAGAGCGGGTCATGGGCATGGCGGGGATTTTGGATTCGGCGCGGTTTCAGACCTTTATTGCGCTGGAACTGGGCGTGTCCACTGCCGACGTGAGCGCAATGGTGATGGGCAGTCACGGTGACCTGATGGTGCCGCTGCCGCGCTATTCCACGGTGAACGGCATTCCCATCACAGAACTGCTGGACGCAGACACCATCGCCCGTCTGGTTCACCGCACGCGCAACGGCGGCGCAGAAATCGTGGAGCTAATGCAGACGGGTGGCGCATACTATGCGCCTGCGTCTTCGACCTGCGTCATGGTGGAAACGATTTTGCTGAACAAGTCGCGTCTGCTGCCGATTGCCTCCTATCTGCGGGGCGAATATCGGCTCAGCGATATCTTTATCGGTGTGCCTACGCGGCTCGGCTGCGGCGGCGCAGAGAGCGTGCTGGAGCTACAGTTGAGCGACTCGGAACTGAAAGAACTGCACAGTTCAGCGGCGGTGGTGCGCCAAGGCATCGACCGGGCAATGGCCTTGCTTTAG
- a CDS encoding response regulator transcription factor, protein MNIMNTQNSNKPVSGSLDLNRLERDVLIRLLSQAAVFWKPIKVFQDAKETINEVIFELKIDETEFYLVRRTPTDAKAVCLSPRELAIARLIAQGLPNKTISSTLEISPCTVSTYLRRIFGKLGVSSRAAMVARLMQDNVLQS, encoded by the coding sequence ATGAACATAATGAATACCCAGAACAGTAATAAACCCGTTTCAGGCTCCCTCGACCTGAATCGACTTGAGCGGGACGTATTGATTCGCCTGCTCAGCCAAGCCGCCGTATTTTGGAAGCCCATCAAGGTCTTTCAGGATGCAAAGGAAACGATTAATGAAGTCATTTTTGAACTAAAAATTGACGAAACCGAGTTCTATCTGGTTCGTCGCACACCAACAGATGCCAAGGCGGTTTGTCTTAGCCCGCGAGAACTGGCGATCGCCCGCCTAATTGCCCAAGGCTTACCCAACAAAACCATCAGCAGCACGCTTGAAATTAGCCCCTGCACCGTTTCTACTTATTTACGCCGCATTTTTGGCAAGCTGGGCGTGTCATCTCGCGCCGCGATGGTCGCCCGCCTGATGCAGGACAATGTGTTGCAAAGCTAG
- a CDS encoding tetratricopeptide repeat protein: MLGNLGNTYTEQGNYPAALESYQKTLELAQQAQDRGMQAGVLQRLGQLYTRLGNLSRAVAVLEEGLALARGLGDRRLQAYTLGSLGTVYARTTEPDRAVPLLQSAIEITAQLEDRPNESALRQVLGSAYAAMGNLRAARQQYEQALAIARSIGDRAGEGQALGELGQRNRHQGQVLEIW; encoded by the coding sequence GTGCTGGGCAATCTGGGCAACACCTACACCGAGCAGGGCAACTATCCGGCCGCTCTAGAGAGCTATCAAAAAACGCTGGAACTGGCTCAGCAGGCACAAGATCGGGGAATGCAGGCCGGCGTCTTGCAGCGATTGGGGCAATTGTATACTCGGTTGGGCAATCTATCGCGGGCGGTGGCCGTGCTGGAGGAGGGGCTGGCGCTGGCGCGAGGTCTGGGCGATCGCCGCCTGCAAGCCTACACGCTGGGCAGCCTGGGCACCGTCTACGCCCGCACCACAGAACCCGATCGGGCCGTGCCGCTGCTGCAATCGGCGATTGAAATCACCGCGCAACTGGAAGATCGTCCCAATGAGAGCGCCCTGCGGCAGGTCTTGGGCAGTGCTTACGCCGCAATGGGCAATCTACGGGCGGCTCGTCAGCAGTATGAACAGGCACTGGCGATCGCCCGGTCGATTGGCGATCGCGCAGGGGAAGGGCAGGCCCTGGGCGAACTAGGTCAGCGTAACAGGCATCAGGGCCAGGTTCTCGAAATTTGGTAA
- a CDS encoding transthyretin-like family protein has product MKRDRYTLRGRVVKNQSQSEAGIRVELHDKDRQYDDLIGVSRTDTQGYFEISFTKEDFRQDPGETEPTPDVYFKLFRDSEFLGETEIRPDFSLEPLRTPVTPPDPRQGPHQVKLEGQATSYSIELVALEVPSLEQSKRPPAQPSKDKPGQLQVVDVLPSLDQIHRTGRMASVSAPASPGGDLQGIVESALGGILGHIQRTDNPKTLVDTLTQTFTARQVDGRTIYDWNPQSVSVRASDLGGGITGAQASLYHRAKTAIQDGIRLLNALTPLKPSADRENMEATRSIIRTEMQELLVELGARGGPRILRVDNLFQLLLGEDADSGNQRPGGQLKKLAEYFGLVRGQINTVEEEQNYSNFLTLKDYLQSLRRSWVDYKRTQDSSAGAYIGTQLVRLSQALAVVAESVQEVYRIMELFFLGPEERLSVYIDFTRAEADEEDIELSYGVPRPAFPLPDGTGYSFEDTAQLRDSMSIEGLLNWVWRFASEEGPLLAKSGGKLGIRVISETSDRLMVLTQATTYTPIPNAAFRREGVIRALRDLAYQLYQVRQLAEQVTLPSGDTPDDLD; this is encoded by the coding sequence ATGAAACGAGACAGGTACACGCTTCGCGGGCGTGTGGTCAAAAACCAAAGCCAATCCGAAGCTGGCATCCGCGTAGAACTCCACGACAAAGACCGACAATATGATGACCTGATCGGCGTTTCCCGGACGGATACCCAGGGCTACTTTGAAATCTCCTTTACCAAGGAAGACTTTCGCCAAGATCCCGGAGAAACAGAACCAACACCCGATGTGTATTTCAAACTCTTTCGGGATAGCGAATTTTTGGGAGAAACAGAGATTCGTCCCGATTTCTCCTTGGAGCCACTGAGAACCCCTGTCACTCCACCAGACCCCAGACAAGGCCCGCATCAGGTCAAGCTAGAGGGTCAGGCAACGTCCTACAGCATAGAATTAGTGGCGTTAGAGGTGCCGAGTCTTGAGCAATCCAAACGTCCGCCCGCCCAGCCTTCCAAAGACAAACCCGGCCAGTTGCAGGTGGTGGACGTACTGCCCAGCCTGGATCAAATCCACCGGACGGGCAGAATGGCATCTGTTTCGGCTCCGGCCAGCCCTGGCGGCGACCTGCAAGGCATTGTGGAAAGCGCCCTAGGCGGCATTTTGGGCCACATCCAGCGCACGGACAACCCAAAAACTCTGGTAGACACGCTGACGCAGACCTTCACCGCTCGTCAGGTCGATGGCCGCACGATCTACGACTGGAATCCGCAATCCGTCAGCGTCCGCGCCTCCGACCTGGGGGGCGGCATCACCGGGGCACAGGCCAGCCTCTATCACCGGGCAAAAACGGCGATTCAGGACGGTATTCGATTGCTAAATGCCCTCACACCGCTGAAGCCCTCTGCCGACCGCGAAAACATGGAAGCCACCCGCTCCATCATCCGCACGGAAATGCAGGAACTCTTGGTGGAACTGGGCGCACGGGGTGGCCCACGAATTTTGCGGGTGGATAACCTGTTTCAACTGCTGCTGGGTGAAGACGCGGACAGTGGCAATCAGCGCCCCGGTGGCCAACTCAAGAAACTGGCGGAATATTTTGGCCTGGTGCGTGGGCAAATCAACACGGTCGAAGAGGAGCAAAACTACAGCAACTTCCTGACGCTGAAAGACTATTTGCAATCGCTGCGGCGGAGCTGGGTAGACTACAAGCGCACTCAGGATTCCAGCGCTGGAGCCTACATTGGTACGCAGTTGGTGCGGCTGTCGCAGGCGCTGGCGGTGGTGGCCGAGTCGGTGCAGGAGGTCTACCGGATTATGGAGCTATTCTTCCTGGGGCCAGAGGAACGGCTGTCGGTCTATATCGACTTCACCCGCGCTGAGGCTGATGAAGAGGACATAGAGCTTTCCTACGGTGTTCCCCGCCCTGCATTTCCGCTGCCGGACGGCACTGGATATTCATTCGAGGACACCGCACAACTGCGCGACTCGATGAGCATAGAGGGGCTGCTGAATTGGGTCTGGCGATTTGCCTCTGAAGAGGGGCCGCTGCTGGCGAAATCGGGCGGCAAGCTGGGCATTCGGGTAATTTCCGAGACGAGCGATCGCCTCATGGTGCTAACCCAGGCCACTACCTATACGCCCATTCCCAACGCCGCCTTCCGCCGCGAAGGGGTGATTCGGGCGCTGCGCGATCTGGCTTATCAGCTTTATCAGGTGCGTCAACTGGCAGAGCAAGTAACATTGCCCTCTGGCGACACGCCCGACGATCTCGATTGA
- a CDS encoding FdhF/YdeP family oxidoreductase, which yields MSPTPQPKPPHSQTNADTPDQGGGLSVVQYWAEQTLAPAGPQLWQTLMHKSACLSCAWGTGGQKGGFRNELDESMQRCMKSVESIMAELMPAVPPQFFETHSVAELQQLSSMAADRLGRLSVPMIRRAGRSHYERISWDEVYAIATAAFQKPSERIASYSSGRSSNEAAFLLQLLLRTLGSNNLADCSNLCHAPSTVGLKEVLGTSTSTVSLEGLKQADCVVLMGSNAPYNHPRLMNELIKLRDRGGSVIVINPIMEVGLVKFGSPAFPLKSLIPGSDISSHYLQPIPGSDVTLLTGIQKALLECNQVDWDFLKAHTEGWEAVVEQARSTSWEAIAQGCGVSQPEIEAAAEIIGNAKRVVFAWAMGITHHANSVDNVWNIVNTALMTGNLGKPGAGVMPIRGHSNVQGFGSMGVTVKLKQEIQQALEKLLGRSLNLPPGYHTRDLIDAAEAGQVDTLLALGGNLYGANPDTAQAKRALGNIDTIIYLATKPNPGHFHGLAKTNTIVIPVFNRFENPHKTTVESGNNFVRMNDPGQTHLKQADLIAEITFLTELAHRLLGDDPVDWRKLQDTRYVRQLIAKTIPGYEKIAALDDGGEEFTISGRILTQPQFKTPSGKAQMKLTPLPDLSLPDPSHFGAANGANGLVLALITARSYSQHNTVVYKEGDRYRGMPHRHCILLNPLDASRAGLAEHQRVTVRGEAGQLDGVEVIFGAVRPGAALMFYPEVNAIFHAKTDKRCGTPGYKRVPVWVEGKR from the coding sequence ATGTCTCCAACTCCCCAGCCCAAGCCGCCCCACAGCCAGACCAATGCCGACACGCCCGACCAGGGTGGTGGGCTTTCCGTGGTGCAATATTGGGCAGAGCAAACGCTGGCACCAGCAGGGCCGCAGCTTTGGCAAACGCTAATGCACAAGAGCGCCTGTTTATCTTGTGCATGGGGCACAGGGGGGCAAAAAGGCGGTTTTCGCAACGAGCTAGACGAGTCGATGCAGCGCTGCATGAAAAGCGTCGAGTCGATCATGGCGGAGCTAATGCCAGCCGTGCCGCCGCAGTTTTTTGAGACCCACAGCGTGGCAGAACTCCAGCAGTTGTCCTCGATGGCGGCCGATCGGCTGGGGCGGCTGAGTGTGCCGATGATCCGGAGGGCGGGGCGATCGCACTATGAGCGCATCAGTTGGGATGAGGTGTACGCGATCGCCACTGCTGCCTTCCAAAAGCCATCGGAACGGATTGCGTCCTACAGTTCGGGGCGCAGTTCCAACGAAGCTGCATTTCTGCTGCAACTGCTGCTGCGGACGCTGGGATCAAATAATCTCGCCGACTGTTCCAATCTGTGTCACGCCCCTTCCACCGTGGGGTTAAAAGAAGTGCTGGGAACCAGTACCTCGACCGTCAGCCTGGAGGGACTGAAGCAGGCAGATTGCGTCGTGCTGATGGGTTCCAATGCGCCCTATAACCATCCGCGCTTGATGAATGAGCTAATCAAATTGCGCGATCGCGGCGGTTCTGTAATTGTGATCAATCCCATCATGGAAGTGGGTCTGGTCAAGTTCGGTTCGCCGGCCTTTCCGCTGAAGTCTCTCATTCCCGGCTCAGACATTTCCTCCCACTATTTGCAACCGATTCCCGGTAGCGACGTGACGCTGCTGACAGGCATCCAAAAGGCGCTGCTGGAGTGCAATCAGGTGGACTGGGACTTTCTCAAAGCGCACACCGAAGGCTGGGAAGCAGTGGTGGAACAGGCCCGCAGCACAAGCTGGGAGGCGATCGCCCAGGGATGCGGCGTGTCTCAGCCGGAGATCGAGGCGGCGGCAGAGATCATCGGCAATGCAAAGCGCGTCGTATTTGCCTGGGCAATGGGCATTACGCACCACGCAAACAGTGTGGACAACGTGTGGAATATTGTGAACACGGCTCTGATGACGGGCAACCTGGGCAAACCCGGCGCAGGCGTGATGCCGATTCGCGGGCATTCCAACGTGCAGGGCTTTGGCTCGATGGGCGTGACGGTGAAGCTGAAGCAGGAGATTCAGCAGGCGCTAGAGAAACTGCTGGGGCGATCGCTCAACCTGCCACCGGGTTATCATACTCGCGACCTGATCGACGCGGCAGAGGCAGGTCAGGTAGACACGCTGCTGGCGCTGGGCGGCAACCTCTACGGCGCAAACCCCGACACCGCCCAGGCAAAACGCGCCCTTGGCAACATCGACACGATTATTTATCTGGCGACCAAGCCCAATCCGGGACACTTTCACGGGCTGGCCAAAACGAATACGATTGTGATTCCGGTCTTCAACCGCTTTGAAAATCCGCATAAAACCACGGTGGAATCGGGCAACAACTTTGTGCGAATGAATGATCCGGGCCAGACCCATCTGAAGCAGGCAGACCTGATTGCCGAAATTACGTTTCTCACGGAACTGGCGCATCGGCTGCTGGGCGACGACCCGGTGGACTGGCGCAAGCTGCAAGATACGCGCTATGTTCGCCAGTTGATTGCCAAAACGATTCCTGGCTACGAAAAGATTGCTGCTTTGGACGACGGCGGTGAAGAGTTCACCATTTCAGGGCGCATCCTCACCCAGCCGCAGTTCAAAACGCCCTCTGGCAAAGCGCAGATGAAGCTGACACCGCTGCCCGATCTGTCGCTGCCCGACCCCAGTCACTTTGGCGCGGCCAATGGCGCAAACGGGCTGGTGCTGGCGCTGATCACGGCCCGCAGCTATTCGCAGCACAATACGGTGGTGTACAAGGAGGGCGATCGCTATCGAGGGATGCCTCATCGCCACTGCATTTTGCTGAATCCGCTGGATGCGTCCCGTGCTGGACTTGCGGAACACCAGAGAGTCACCGTGCGGGGCGAGGCAGGCCAGCTAGACGGCGTGGAAGTGATTTTCGGTGCGGTGCGTCCCGGCGCGGCGCTGATGTTTTATCCCGAAGTGAACGCAATTTTTCACGCCAAAACGGACAAGCGCTGCGGCACACCGGGCTATAAGCGAGTGCCCGTATGGGTTGAGGGCAAAAGGTAA
- a CDS encoding Mo-dependent nitrogenase C-terminal domain-containing protein, whose product MTGAVPSPYSNQQISVWLRGLLALAWADGNFDEQEKALISDLTELELAPKTELEGAAHIMPEAVAEGLGDDPKTAENFLRTAVMVAIADGTYSAAEDRLLQEYCTALNLQPAVLDSLRHTLTEMSEGGPVDRFAGLGNDHYLPVLAPMQEWLDGLEVQDPRLARFLCKMIPPQCPFERDVVLFGRKIVHIPAMCKLNPLYEQLVGLRFRALSYLADDCGEDVTPYC is encoded by the coding sequence ATGACTGGCGCTGTGCCATCCCCCTATAGCAATCAGCAGATTTCGGTCTGGCTGCGCGGCCTGCTCGCCCTGGCCTGGGCTGACGGCAATTTCGACGAGCAGGAAAAGGCGCTGATTTCTGACCTGACGGAACTCGAGCTTGCGCCCAAAACCGAGCTAGAAGGCGCAGCCCACATCATGCCAGAAGCCGTCGCCGAAGGTCTGGGAGACGATCCCAAAACGGCCGAAAACTTTTTGCGGACTGCCGTGATGGTGGCGATCGCCGATGGCACCTACTCTGCCGCCGAAGACCGCCTGCTTCAAGAATATTGCACCGCGCTGAATCTCCAGCCCGCCGTGCTAGACTCGCTGCGCCACACGTTGACCGAGATGAGCGAGGGCGGCCCGGTGGATCGGTTCGCTGGCCTGGGCAATGACCACTATCTCCCCGTGCTGGCCCCGATGCAAGAGTGGCTGGACGGGCTGGAAGTGCAAGATCCGCGACTGGCCCGCTTCCTGTGCAAAATGATCCCGCCGCAGTGCCCCTTCGAGCGCGACGTGGTGCTGTTCGGTCGTAAGATCGTCCACATTCCCGCCATGTGCAAGCTCAATCCGCTGTATGAGCAGTTGGTCGGGCTGCGGTTTCGGGCGCTATCTTATCTGGCAGACGACTGCGGCGAGGATGTCACGCCGTATTGTTAA
- a CDS encoding transposase — protein sequence MLVSFPALVKPILKQLCPHNYPVLNSRLFFEIWLTFVLDQGLTSMRSLFYRLNKAGIKVDISTFSKACKTRQDEHFCRIYAELIRQLKQKNPATAQMLFSIDSTVITLTSKLFWMQGYHQVKLLNGVNLTQGNPSECLIHFGQGHDAKFADRVTGMIPEDAIGVMDRGFASWDFLDQLSQDQTRFVVRLKNTMKTEFEHERYRVVWFCDLESQTEFRLATNVELMTNEEISEVYRHRWQIEVLWKFLKMHLKLDKLISKSVNGVTIQIYMVLIAYLILQLIEIPEFYGHQLLDKLRYLQLELSRRCSIVHWSYDLLPETLVGAS from the coding sequence ATGCTAGTGTCATTTCCTGCGCTTGTCAAACCGATACTCAAGCAGTTGTGCCCACATAACTATCCTGTTTTGAACTCTCGCTTATTCTTTGAAATCTGGTTGACCTTCGTTTTAGACCAGGGTTTAACGAGCATGAGAAGCCTGTTTTATCGTCTCAACAAAGCAGGAATCAAGGTTGATATTTCCACCTTTTCTAAAGCCTGCAAGACTCGACAGGATGAACACTTTTGTCGCATCTACGCTGAGCTCATAAGACAGCTAAAACAAAAAAATCCAGCGACAGCACAGATGCTGTTTTCCATTGATTCAACGGTCATCACATTGACAAGCAAGTTGTTCTGGATGCAAGGCTATCATCAAGTCAAATTGCTTAATGGAGTCAACTTAACGCAAGGTAATCCCAGTGAATGCCTGATTCATTTTGGTCAAGGACATGACGCAAAATTTGCTGACAGAGTGACAGGAATGATTCCTGAAGATGCCATCGGCGTCATGGATAGAGGCTTTGCCAGTTGGGATTTCCTTGACCAATTAAGCCAGGATCAGACTCGCTTTGTTGTCCGCCTTAAGAACACGATGAAGACCGAGTTTGAGCATGAGCGATATCGAGTGGTTTGGTTTTGTGACTTAGAGAGCCAAACGGAGTTTCGGCTGGCGACCAATGTAGAACTGATGACGAATGAAGAGATTAGTGAAGTCTATCGCCATCGGTGGCAGATAGAAGTGCTGTGGAAGTTTCTAAAGATGCACTTGAAGCTAGATAAACTAATCTCTAAGAGTGTCAATGGAGTCACCATTCAAATCTACATGGTGTTGATTGCCTATCTGATTCTGCAATTGATAGAAATTCCAGAGTTTTATGGTCATCAATTACTAGATAAGTTGCGCTATTTGCAACTTGAATTGAGTCGTCGTTGTTCGATTGTCCATTGGAGCTACGATCTGCTGCCAGAGACACTCGTAGGAGCTTCGTAG
- the purM gene encoding phosphoribosylformylglycinamidine cyclo-ligase, giving the protein MDYRQAGVDVEAGRAFVRRIREMVASTHRPEVMGGIGGFSGLFQLPTGYREPVLVSGTDGVGTKLKLAHQCDRHDTVGIDLVAMCVNDVLTCGAEPLFFLDYLATGKLDEDQLAAVVASITDGCKQAGCALLGGETAEMPGFYLPGEYDLAGFCVGIVEKSQILDGSQVQIGDVAIALPSSGIHSNGFSLVRKIVDQAGLELSESLPELGKASLGEVLLTPTRIYVAPVLAALRSGLPIHGMAHITGGGLPENLPRGLGSGQSVRVDPTSWTIPPIFTWLESAGAVARAEMFNTFNMGVGFVVLVPGDRAEATCRFFQAQSVAAWPLGEVIAGQGEVLIE; this is encoded by the coding sequence ATGGACTATCGGCAAGCAGGGGTAGACGTAGAGGCGGGACGCGCCTTCGTGCGGCGGATCAGGGAAATGGTTGCCAGTACGCATCGCCCAGAGGTGATGGGCGGCATTGGCGGATTTAGCGGGCTGTTTCAATTGCCGACGGGCTATCGAGAACCCGTGCTGGTGTCGGGGACAGACGGCGTGGGCACAAAGCTAAAGCTGGCGCACCAGTGCGATCGCCATGACACCGTAGGCATTGATCTGGTGGCCATGTGCGTGAATGACGTGCTGACCTGCGGCGCGGAACCGCTGTTTTTTCTGGACTACCTGGCGACGGGCAAGCTGGATGAAGACCAACTCGCGGCCGTGGTGGCGAGCATCACAGACGGCTGCAAGCAGGCGGGCTGTGCGCTGCTGGGCGGCGAAACGGCGGAGATGCCGGGGTTTTACCTGCCGGGAGAATACGACCTGGCGGGCTTTTGCGTGGGCATTGTGGAAAAGAGCCAGATCCTCGACGGGTCGCAGGTGCAAATCGGCGATGTGGCGATCGCCCTCCCCAGCAGTGGCATTCACAGCAACGGGTTCAGCCTGGTTCGCAAAATCGTAGACCAGGCCGGTCTGGAATTGAGCGAATCCCTGCCGGAACTGGGAAAGGCATCCCTCGGTGAGGTCTTGCTGACACCAACCCGCATTTACGTTGCACCCGTGCTGGCGGCGCTGCGCTCCGGTCTGCCCATCCACGGCATGGCCCACATCACGGGCGGCGGGCTGCCCGAAAACCTGCCCCGTGGTCTGGGCAGTGGCCAGAGCGTGCGCGTTGACCCCACAAGCTGGACGATTCCACCGATATTCACCTGGCTAGAATCGGCGGGAGCAGTCGCCCGCGCTGAGATGTTCAACACGTTCAACATGGGGGTTGGCTTTGTGGTGCTGGTTCCGGGCGATCGCGCTGAAGCAACCTGTCGCTTTTTCCAAGCCCAGAGCGTCGCAGCGTGGCCTTTGGGCGAAGTCATTGCGGGGCAGGGCGAGGTGTTGATCGAGTAG